A window of the Tenebrio molitor chromosome 1, icTenMoli1.1, whole genome shotgun sequence genome harbors these coding sequences:
- the TP53INP gene encoding tumor protein p53-inducible nuclear protein 2: MFQQLSRYVYTLLPQTTSSPAAEGVETDTTPPSRLTASEPEDDWVLVDHRDDDSEGNSKSSSVESLLSVDDDDGILIVEDSPERVVVVNRNHHPVPALLSRTNASSPPPSSSTSLPCSPMETSWFLTPPPCFISQGPVHMETSPLENLLIEHPSMSVYVHHARRHEAEVEPVAEVEEEADDDEVVVMLAEAGGDDVVVVRRAAHLNRVHVLRQQQEQLRLRSNNAQKVQLMATCKSFKRGSLNRNNKAREVNSRNRRQRRGERSQGAKRSFANNNRKC, encoded by the exons ATGTTCCAGCAACTAAGCCGCTACGTTTACACATTGTTACCACAAACGACGTCATCACCAGCGGCCGAGGGGGTCGAAACCGACACAACACCACCATCAAGACTGACCGCTTCCGAACCGGAAGATGATTGGGTACTGGTGGACCACCGAGACGACGACAGCGAGGGCAACTCCAAGTCGAGCTCGGTGGAGAGTCTTCTCAGCgtcgacgacgacgacggcATCCTGATCGTCGAGGACAGCCCGGAACGCGTCGTCGTCGTCAACAGGAACCACCATCCAGTACCAGCGCTACTCTCACGTACCAACGCGTCGTCGCCGCCGCCCTCGTCGTCGACCTCGCTGCCCTGCTCCCCGATGGAGACGTCGTGGTTTCTCACGCCGCCTCCCTGCTTCATATCGCAGGGGCCCGTCCACATGGAGACGTCGCCGCTCGAGAACCTCCTCATAGAACACCCCAGCATGAGCGTCTACGTCCACCACGCCAGGAGGCACGAGGCGGAGGTCGAACCCGTCGCCGAGGTCGAGGAGGAGGCCGACGACGATGAAGTCGTCGTGATGCTGGCCGAGGCCGGCGGCGACGACGTCGTCGTGGTGCGCAGGGCGGCCCACCTCAACAGGGTCCACGTCCTGCGGCAGCAGCAGGAGCAGCTGAGGCTCAGGAGCAACAACGCTCAAAAG GTGCAACTGATGGCGACATGCAAATCCTTCAAGCGGGGCTCCCTGAACCGCAACAATAAGGCTCGTGAAGTAAACAGTCGCAATCGTCGACAAAGGCGCGGGGAGCGTTCGCAGGGCGCCAAACGTTCCTTCGCCAACAATAACCGCAAGTGCTAA
- the LOC138141236 gene encoding rho guanine nucleotide exchange factor 39-like isoform X2, with protein MSTPEVKNKAVRPCVVLLEPITPKANVDFSAELKKVINERNMLTTKTRKRVTEALEEIQCETEENNRKNKKQNILTEILESEENYIRQLEVIMEFFIKPVKDRELLKSRDFDALFSDISTIYRINKELLGELKKSPHQVAKAFSSIAPFFKSYSFYASGFRRSLEVLQNCHRDNPKFANFLEMQETRPEVQSKLSALLIAPIQRVPRYKLLLTSLFNLTMPSEKEYDSLLDSLTKVENAADHINKIIQEQENMQRLIELQRCLQSGEPNVITPGRYLIKEGLLMRISPKTGHSQKMHVVVMNDIVMFCKMKKDELKVNSLKCCGIYPLSKSKVQKVLDKGAFKVICENEEMVLYHESYYETIKWIDEIEGVIRRLVDDRKTLKKDNTVRRPVKRKDLGEYNEIGLSPGKKLRKRKSVFEENDGVNRPLLLAKRRPIRTTLNVPSETQNTETTPSFLVTLKPPESRQFKDNQSITRSDNNVSKDLFVFGKPQVDRGFSFKMNQWLCGIGSSFKKILGFK; from the exons ATGTCAACTCCCGAAGTGAAAAATAAGGCCGTGAGGCCGTGTGTTGTGCTCTTAGAACCGATAACCCCGAAAGCAAATGTAGATTTCAGTGCGGAGCTAAAGAAAGTGATAAACGAGCGGAACATGCTAACGACCAAAACGAGAAAGCGTGTAACGGAAGCTCTGGAAGAAATCCAGTGCGAAACCGAAGAGAACAACAGGAAGAACAAGAAGCAAAACATTCTTACCGAGATTTTGGAATCCGAGGAGAATTACATAAGGCAGTTGGAGGTTATCATGGAGTTTTTCATCAAGCCTGTGAAGGACAGGGAGTTGCTGAAGTCTCGCGATTTTGACGCTTTATTCAGCGACATAAGCACGATTTATAGGATCAACAAGGAGTTGCTAGGAGAGTTGAAGAAATCTCCGCACCAGGTGGCCAAAGCCTTCTCTAGTATTGCACCATTCTTCAAAAGCTACTCCTTCTATGCCTCAGGGTTTAGGAGAAGCTTGGAAGTTTTGCAG AATTGCCACAGAGACAATCCAAAATTTGCAAACTTCCTAGAAATGCAAGAGACTCGACCGGAAGTGCAGTCAAAACTGTCTGCACTTCTTATAGCACCAATACAAAGGGTGCCGCGCTACAAACTTCTTCTGACCTCCTTGTTTAACCTGACCATGCCATCCGAAAAAGAGTATGATAGTTTATTAG ATTCACTGACAAAAGTGGAGAATGCAGCAGAtcacataaataaaatcatcCAAGAACAAGAGAACATGCAAAGACTGATTGAATTGCAGCGGTGTCTGCAAAGTGGAGAACCTAATGTGATCACTCCTGGGCGCTATTTAATCAAGGAAGGCTTGTTGATGCGTATTTCCCCTAAAACGGGGCACAGTCAAAAAATGCACGTTGTAGTCATGAATGATATTGTGATgttttgtaaaatgaaaaaagatgAGCTCAAAGTAAATTCATTAAAGTGTTGTGGTATTTACCCTCTCAGTAAGTCCAAGGTACAAAAGGTTCTTGATAAAGGCGCTTTCAAAGTCATTTGTGAAAATGAAGAGATGGTTTTGTACCATGAGAGCTATTATGAGACTATTAAATGGATTGATGAAATTGAAGGGGTTATACGGAGACTAGTTGATGACAGAAAAACGTTAAAGAAAGATAATACTGTCAGGAGGCCTGTTAAGAGGAAGGATCTGGGGGAGTACAACGAGATTGGGTTGAGTCCTGGGAAAAAATTGAGGAAGAGGAAATCTGTATTT GAGGAAAATGACGGTGTGAACAGACCGTTATTGCTGGCAAAGAGGCGACCAATCAGAACTACACTGAATGTACCTTCAGAGACCCAAAACACCGAAACAACGCCATCATTTCTCGTGACCTTGAAACCCCCAGAATCAAGACAGTTCAAGGACAATCAAAGTATTACCAGATCTGACAATAACGTGTCAAAAGATCTATTTGTATTTGGGAAACCCCAAGTTGACAGAGGTTTCTCTTTCAAGATGAACCAATGGCTGTGCGGGATCGGTTCATCCTTCAAAAAGATCCTAGGTTTTAAGTGA
- the LOC138141242 gene encoding uncharacterized protein F13E9.13, mitochondrial isoform X1: MLKFGGLFGKVRCAVIGMVHVGALPGTPRSSNSVNELVSKACKEAETYLKHDIDGILVENMHDVPYVQSRHFSPETVAVMTRICLEIKRIVPGDLPCGVQVLATGNKEALAIAQACSFHFIRAEGFVFGHVADEGFTDANAGVTLRYRKNIHADNLLVFADIKKKHSSHAITSDVSLTETAKAAEFFLADGLILTGTATGCPANAGELQQVRKCSSLPVLVGSGVTVDNLTDYMTADGVIVGSHFKKGGKWDGELDEERVRMFMEKKKSLQRGQL, translated from the exons ATGCTCAAGTTCGGGGGGTTATTCGGCAAGGTGAGGTGCGCGGTCATCGGGATGGTGCATGTTGGGGCGCTGCCAG GCACCCCACGGTCCTCCAATTCGGTCAACGAGTTAGTATCCAAGGCTTGCAAAGAGGCGGAAACGTACCTAAAACACGACATT GACGGCATTTTGGTCGAAAACATGCACGACGTGCCCTACGTACAATCCAGACACTTCAGTCCCGAGACTGTCGCTGTCATGACTAGAATATGTTTGGAGATCAAGCGGATCGTCCCTGGAGACCTTCCCTGTGGTGTACAG GTTCTGGCCACGGGCAACAAAGAGGCCCTCGCGATAGCCCAAGCTTGCTCCTTCCACTTCATACGAGCCGAGGGATTCGTCTTCGGCCACGTCGCCGACGAAGGATTCACCGATGCTAACGCGGGCGTGACCTTGCGCTACCGCAAGAACATTCACGCTGACAATCTCCTGGTTTTTGCGGACATTAAGAAAAAGCACAG TTCGCACGCCATCACGagtgacgtttctttgacagaAACCGCGAAAGCTGCGGAGTTTTTCCTGGCGGACGGTTTGATCCTAACGGGGACCGCGACTGGGTGTCCTGCTAATGCAGGAGAGCTGCAGCAGGTGCGGAAGTGCAGCAGTTTGCCGGTTTTGGTGGGGTCGGGTGTCACTGTTGACAACTTGACGGACTACATGACAGCCGATGGGGTTATCGTGGGGTCTCACTTTAAAAAAGGAGGAAAGTGGGATGGGGAGTTGGACGAAGAGCGCGTCAGGATGTTCATGGAGAAGAAAAAGAGTTTGCAAAGGGGACAGCTATGA
- the LOC138141236 gene encoding rho guanine nucleotide exchange factor 39-like isoform X1, translating to MSTPEVKNKAVRPCVVLLEPITPKANVDFSAELKKVINERNMLTTKTRKRVTEALEEIQCETEENNRKNKKQNILTEILESEENYIRQLEVIMEFFIKPVKDRELLKSRDFDALFSDISTIYRINKELLGELKKSPHQVAKAFSSIAPFFKSYSFYASGFRRSLEVLQNCHRDNPKFANFLEMQETRPEVQSKLSALLIAPIQRVPRYKLLLTSLFNLTMPSEKEYDSLLDSLTKVENAADHINKIIQEQENMQRLIELQRCLQSGEPNVITPGRYLIKEGLLMRISPKTGHSQKMHVVVMNDIVMFCKMKKDELKVNSLKCCGIYPLSKSKVQKVLDKGAFKVICENEEMVLYHESYYETIKWIDEIEGVIRRLVDDRKTLKKDNTVRRPVKRKDLGEYNEIGLSPGKKLRKRKSVFVEENDGVNRPLLLAKRRPIRTTLNVPSETQNTETTPSFLVTLKPPESRQFKDNQSITRSDNNVSKDLFVFGKPQVDRGFSFKMNQWLCGIGSSFKKILGFK from the exons ATGTCAACTCCCGAAGTGAAAAATAAGGCCGTGAGGCCGTGTGTTGTGCTCTTAGAACCGATAACCCCGAAAGCAAATGTAGATTTCAGTGCGGAGCTAAAGAAAGTGATAAACGAGCGGAACATGCTAACGACCAAAACGAGAAAGCGTGTAACGGAAGCTCTGGAAGAAATCCAGTGCGAAACCGAAGAGAACAACAGGAAGAACAAGAAGCAAAACATTCTTACCGAGATTTTGGAATCCGAGGAGAATTACATAAGGCAGTTGGAGGTTATCATGGAGTTTTTCATCAAGCCTGTGAAGGACAGGGAGTTGCTGAAGTCTCGCGATTTTGACGCTTTATTCAGCGACATAAGCACGATTTATAGGATCAACAAGGAGTTGCTAGGAGAGTTGAAGAAATCTCCGCACCAGGTGGCCAAAGCCTTCTCTAGTATTGCACCATTCTTCAAAAGCTACTCCTTCTATGCCTCAGGGTTTAGGAGAAGCTTGGAAGTTTTGCAG AATTGCCACAGAGACAATCCAAAATTTGCAAACTTCCTAGAAATGCAAGAGACTCGACCGGAAGTGCAGTCAAAACTGTCTGCACTTCTTATAGCACCAATACAAAGGGTGCCGCGCTACAAACTTCTTCTGACCTCCTTGTTTAACCTGACCATGCCATCCGAAAAAGAGTATGATAGTTTATTAG ATTCACTGACAAAAGTGGAGAATGCAGCAGAtcacataaataaaatcatcCAAGAACAAGAGAACATGCAAAGACTGATTGAATTGCAGCGGTGTCTGCAAAGTGGAGAACCTAATGTGATCACTCCTGGGCGCTATTTAATCAAGGAAGGCTTGTTGATGCGTATTTCCCCTAAAACGGGGCACAGTCAAAAAATGCACGTTGTAGTCATGAATGATATTGTGATgttttgtaaaatgaaaaaagatgAGCTCAAAGTAAATTCATTAAAGTGTTGTGGTATTTACCCTCTCAGTAAGTCCAAGGTACAAAAGGTTCTTGATAAAGGCGCTTTCAAAGTCATTTGTGAAAATGAAGAGATGGTTTTGTACCATGAGAGCTATTATGAGACTATTAAATGGATTGATGAAATTGAAGGGGTTATACGGAGACTAGTTGATGACAGAAAAACGTTAAAGAAAGATAATACTGTCAGGAGGCCTGTTAAGAGGAAGGATCTGGGGGAGTACAACGAGATTGGGTTGAGTCCTGGGAAAAAATTGAGGAAGAGGAAATCTGTATTTGTT GAGGAAAATGACGGTGTGAACAGACCGTTATTGCTGGCAAAGAGGCGACCAATCAGAACTACACTGAATGTACCTTCAGAGACCCAAAACACCGAAACAACGCCATCATTTCTCGTGACCTTGAAACCCCCAGAATCAAGACAGTTCAAGGACAATCAAAGTATTACCAGATCTGACAATAACGTGTCAAAAGATCTATTTGTATTTGGGAAACCCCAAGTTGACAGAGGTTTCTCTTTCAAGATGAACCAATGGCTGTGCGGGATCGGTTCATCCTTCAAAAAGATCCTAGGTTTTAAGTGA
- the LOC138141238 gene encoding carboxypeptidase B-like: protein MLASFVVVLGLLGTGTTYDGYKVYKISAKTESENVFLRHLESDPRYDFWSRINKVGKPVTVMASPEVQNELEQYLLSHKIDHSLEIDNVQRTIDAERRYHESRGTNGRISFNQYLRHDEINSYLDQLASDYPDLVTVSTIGQSYENRTMKIIRISTGTAPKPVFFVEAGMHAREWISPALSLYIINQLVENPGNRGLLEDLDWVVLPSLNPDGYEFTWTSNRMWRKTRSPGVMCSGTDGNRNFGFHWMENGASDLECSDTYAGKEAFSEVEARNLRDILDATDNIVAFISIHSYGQYLFYPYSYDVGLKPDNWQELDDLAHKVNDVISAINGTEYTIGSSTEVMYPAAGCSDDWAMGGAGIDIVYVYELPGGGKEGFDLPPERILPVCIETWEGIKVMADSIAQDAK, encoded by the exons atgttggCAAGCTTTGTTGTAGTTTTGGGTCTTCTGGGCACCGGTACCACTTACGACGG GTACAAAGTGTACAAGATCTCCGCCAAAACTGAAAGTGAGAATGTCTTCTTGCGCCATTTGGAGTCAGACCCACGGTACGACTTTTGGTCGAGGATCAACAAGGTTGGCAAGCCTGTCACAGTGATGGCGTCCCCAGAAGTCCAAAACGAACTTGAGCAGTACCTTTTGTCCCACAAAATAGATCACAGTCTCGAAATCGACAACGTACAAAG AACCATCGATGCAGAGAGACGGTACCACGAGTCTAGGGGGACCAATGGGCGCATCTCCTTCAATCAGTACCTGCGCCACGACGAAATCAACTCCTATTTGGACCAGCTCGCCTCAGACTACCCCGACTTGGTGACTGTCAGTACCATTGGACAATCCTACGAGAACCGTACCATGAAGATAATTCGCATCTCCACCGGTACCGCTCCCAAACCTGTGTTTTTCGTGGAAGCTGGGATGCACGCTCGAGAGTGGATTTCTCCGGCGTTGTCTTTGTACATCATCAACCAACTCGTGGAAAATCCAGGCAACCGAGGCCTTCTCGAAGACCTGGATTGGGTCGTGTTGCCAAGCCTCAACCCAGACGGGTACGAGTTCACGTGGACTTCG AACCGGATGTGGAGGAAGACGCGCTCTCCAGGTGTCATGTGCAGTGGTACTGACGGCAACCGCAACTTCGGCTTCCACTGGATGGAAAACGGCGCCAGTGACCTAGAATGTTCCGACACCTACGCCGGAAAAGAAGCGTTCTCAGAAGTAGAGGCCAGAAATCTGCGAGACATCCTCGACGCCACTGACAATATCGTCGCTTTCATTTCCATACACAGCTACGGGCAGTACCTGTTCTATCCGTACAGTTATGACGTAGGTCTGAAGCCTGACAACTGGCAGGAACTCGACGACCTGGCCCACAAGGTCAACGATGTCATTTCGGCCATCAATGGTACCGAGTATACCATTGGGAGTTCGACGGAAGTTATGTACCCCGCAGCTGGGTGCAGCGACGACTGGGCCATGGGTGGCGCCGGAATTGATATTGTCTACGTTTATGAACTTCCTGGGGGCGGCAAAGAGGGATTCGACTTGCCCCCAGAGAGGATACTGCCGGTTTGTATCGAGACGTGGGAGGGAATTAAAGTTATGGCAGATTCTATAGCACAAGACGCTAAATAA
- the LOC138141242 gene encoding uncharacterized protein F13E9.13, mitochondrial isoform X2, protein MLGRCQDGILVENMHDVPYVQSRHFSPETVAVMTRICLEIKRIVPGDLPCGVQVLATGNKEALAIAQACSFHFIRAEGFVFGHVADEGFTDANAGVTLRYRKNIHADNLLVFADIKKKHSSHAITSDVSLTETAKAAEFFLADGLILTGTATGCPANAGELQQVRKCSSLPVLVGSGVTVDNLTDYMTADGVIVGSHFKKGGKWDGELDEERVRMFMEKKKSLQRGQL, encoded by the exons ATGTTGGGGCGCTGCCAG GACGGCATTTTGGTCGAAAACATGCACGACGTGCCCTACGTACAATCCAGACACTTCAGTCCCGAGACTGTCGCTGTCATGACTAGAATATGTTTGGAGATCAAGCGGATCGTCCCTGGAGACCTTCCCTGTGGTGTACAG GTTCTGGCCACGGGCAACAAAGAGGCCCTCGCGATAGCCCAAGCTTGCTCCTTCCACTTCATACGAGCCGAGGGATTCGTCTTCGGCCACGTCGCCGACGAAGGATTCACCGATGCTAACGCGGGCGTGACCTTGCGCTACCGCAAGAACATTCACGCTGACAATCTCCTGGTTTTTGCGGACATTAAGAAAAAGCACAG TTCGCACGCCATCACGagtgacgtttctttgacagaAACCGCGAAAGCTGCGGAGTTTTTCCTGGCGGACGGTTTGATCCTAACGGGGACCGCGACTGGGTGTCCTGCTAATGCAGGAGAGCTGCAGCAGGTGCGGAAGTGCAGCAGTTTGCCGGTTTTGGTGGGGTCGGGTGTCACTGTTGACAACTTGACGGACTACATGACAGCCGATGGGGTTATCGTGGGGTCTCACTTTAAAAAAGGAGGAAAGTGGGATGGGGAGTTGGACGAAGAGCGCGTCAGGATGTTCATGGAGAAGAAAAAGAGTTTGCAAAGGGGACAGCTATGA
- the LOC138141237 gene encoding carboxypeptidase B-like has product MRATVLVALALLGFASGVSYDGYKVYKVVPKTEIENVYLNSLASSADFDFWSTINKVGNPVTVMASPKVQRMFEDYLKTNNLEYNVEIENVESTIEAERQYHRSKEALKSGRISFDQYLRHDQINAYLDQLAKDYPDTVTLESFGQSYEKRQMNLVRISSGSSSSKPVIFVDAGIHAREWIAPATALYLINQLVENPANSDLIRDVDWIILPCLNPDGYEYSWNSDRLWRKTVSPGSLCNGCDANRNFDFHWMEAGASSWECSETYAGKQAFSEVEARHLRDYLAKTANIKAYLTLHSYGQYLLYPWGYGNVLPDNWRELDDLGHQVDNAIRAVSGTRYTIGSSTQVLYAAAGASDDWAMGGAGIDIVYTIELPGGGVYGFDLPASRIQGVVVETFEGFKVYADYVAKNRKIDN; this is encoded by the exons ATGAGGGCCACAGTACTCGTAGCACTCGCCCTTTTGGGCTTCGCCTCTGGTGTCAGTTATGACGG GTACAAGGTTTACAAAGTGGTACCCAAAACCGAAATCGAAAATGTCTACTTGAACTCTCTGGCTTCCAGTGCAGATTTCGACTTTTGGTCGACAATCAACAAGGTTGGCAACCCTGTCACGGTTATGGCATCCCCCAAAGTGCAGCGCATGTTCGAAGATTACCTGAAGACCAACAATTTGGAGTATAACGTGGAAATCGAAAATGTGGAGAG CACCATAGAAGCCGAGAGACAGTACCACCGATCCAAAGAGGCCTTGAAGTCTGGAAGGATCAGCTTCGACCAGTACTTGCGCCACGACCAG ATCAACGCTTACTTGGACCAACTCGCCAAAGACTACCCCGACACTGTTACCTTGGAGAGCTTCGGGCAGTCGTACGAAAAACGCCAAATGAATCTGGTACGCATCTCGTCGGGTTCCAGCAGTTCCAAACCTGTGATTTTCGTCGACGCTGGGATCCACGCCAGGGAGTGGATCGCTCCTGCTACCGCCCTCTACCTCATCAACCAACTGGTGGAGAACCCCGCCAACAGCGACCTAATAAGAGACGTAGACTGGATCATCCTCCCGTGTCTCAATCCCGACGGGTACGAGTACAGCTGGAACAGCGACCGCCTCTGGCGGAAGACCGTCTCACCAGGCAGTCTCTGCAACGGCTGCGACGCCAACCGCAACTTCGATTTCCACTGGATGGAAGCTGGCGCCAGCAGTTGGGAGTGCTCCGAGACCTACGCCGGCAAGCAAGCCTTCTCCGAGGTGGAGGCCAGACACTTGAGGGACTACTTGGCCAAGACCGCCAACATCAAGGCGTACCTCACGCTGCACAGCTACGGCCAGTACTTGCTCTACCCGTGGGGTTACGGCAATGTCCTCCCCGACAACTGGAGGGAGCTGGATGACCTTGGTCATCAAGTTGACAACGCTATCAGAGCAGTTAGCGGTACCAGATACACCATAGGTAGTTCCACTCAGGTGTTGTACGCTGCTGCGGGGGCTAGCGACGACTGGGCCATGGGTGGCGCTGGTATCGATATCGTCTACACCATTGAGCTCCCCGGGGGCGGCGTGTACGGATTCGATCTGCCCGCTTCCAGGATCCAGGGAGTGGTAGTCGAGACCTTCGAAGGGTTCAAAGTGTACGCCGACTACGTCGCCAAGAATCGCAAGATCGACAATTAA